In the Eremothecium cymbalariae DBVPG#7215 chromosome 7, complete sequence genome, one interval contains:
- the IRC25 gene encoding Irc25p (similar to Ashbya gossypii AAL155W) produces MFYKELHKGITKDLFSGPEDGANEVTICAVHFSNAIQLSIRLNGEVDASYEVKPKGISRSVGDVGPLTLEMLEGEDGDDDESVYVDDHMSRYHITTKMGAADDQKLPVVCMQIAELYRRVIVPANLDGRAEDAPNHHMLITLSTKFWRRGGTANHAKGNDFEILVFLLQSIKEAYGLGS; encoded by the coding sequence ATGTTTTATAAGGAATTGCATAAGGGTATCACCAAGGATCTGTTTTCAGGGCCAGAAGATGGGGCTAATGAGGTGACTATTTGCGCAGTGCATTTTTCGAACGCAATACAATTGTCAATTAGACTTAATGGTGAAGTAGATGCTAGTTATGAGGTGAAGCCGAAGGGTATTTCCAGAAGTGTTGGGGATGTTGGGCCGTTGACGTTGGAAATGTTGGAGGGCGAGGAcggtgatgatgatgaaagtGTGTACGTAGATGATCACATGTCGAGATACCATATCACAACCAAAATGGGAGCTGCTGACGATCAAAAGTTGCCTGTGGTTTGCATGCAAATCGCTGAGTTGTACAGAAGGGTTATAGTTCCTGCAAATTTAGATGGGAGAGCAGAGGATGCACCTAACCATCATATGTTGATAACCTTGTCTACCAAATTCTGGAGAAGAGGTGGCACTGCCAATCATGCGAAGGGTAATGACTTTGAGATACTGGTCTTTTTGTTGCAGTCTATAAAAGAAGCTTATGGATTGGGAAGCTGA
- the SDO1 gene encoding guanine nucleotide exchange factor SDO1 (similar to Ashbya gossypii AAL154C), which produces MVNADGSVHTLVISFNSKESTETPRTGYSMGVINQPSGQIKLTNVSMVRLKKGKKRFEVACYQNKVQDYRNGVEKDLDEVLQINQVFLNVSKGQVASKGDLTSAFGTSDQTAIIAEILNRGEIPLSEKERQLMLEKLTNEILTMVSAKCINPKSKKRYPPTMINKALTELKFGIVVNKPAKLQALEAIKVLVSKQLIPIVRAKMKVKVAITSQGNEDIIDRLTKLILVTDAAATQSDESGTAWTRIGLIDPVCYREILSLCNDKGTVQVLDMAVVDDLKDQNS; this is translated from the coding sequence ATGGTCAACGCTGATGGGAGTGTTCATACATTAGTTATTAGTTTTAACAGCAAAGAATCAACAGAAACCCCAAGAACAGGCTACTCAATGGGAGTTATCAATCAACCTTCAGGTCAAATTAAATTGACAAATGTGTCAATGGTTCGGCTTAAGAAAGGCAAAAAACGGTTTGAAGTTGCTTGTTACCAAAACAAGGTGCAAGACTATCGAAATGGAGTTGAGAAGGATTTAGATGAGGTGCTACAAATTAACCAGGTTTTCCTTAATGTTTCTAAGGGCCAAGTTGCATCTAAGGGTGATTTGACTTCTGCTTTTGGAACTTCTGATCAAACTGCTATCATAGCTGAAATTCTCAATCGAGGTGAAATTCCATTATCTGAGAAGGAAAGGCAATTAATGCTTGAAAAGCTGACTAATGAGATTTTGACTATGGTCAGTGCTAAATGTATTAACCCTAAGTCGAAGAAACGGTATCCACCAACGATGATCAACAAAGCTTTAACAGAGCTTAAATTTGGTATTGTGGTGAACAAACCGGCTAAACTCCAGGCTTTAGAAGCTATAAAAGTATTGGTTTCTAAACAACTTATACCTATTGTAAGGGCTAAGATGAAGGTCAAGGTAGCTATTACCTCTCAAGGTAACGAAGATATTATAGACAGGTTGACTAAATTAATATTGGTCACAGATGCCGCCGCTACGCAATCAGACGAGAGTGGTACTGCTTGGACTAGAATTGGATTAATAGATCCCGTGTGCTACAGAGAGATTCTTAGTCTCTGTAACGATAAAGGCACTGTGCAAGTTCTTGATATGGCAGTGGTAGACGATTTAAAAGATCAAAACTCGTAA
- the IZH3 gene encoding Izh3p (similar to Ashbya gossypii AAL153C): MDECSGRSGGRSNCKQLQGAESGVLGDKGCFEGEKMVGGNVASCTAKDNPRKVWTMKSRRLMRWRWRGENDARDNAAERENVVNGYNLLKGATRTLKTGWGTVLRLRKSGDCVVDENEQDARKLKVLRLSSSSTAVESFGRYAGGDGRKVFDNMSNATLVNDSALNLTDTNVRSTATLCSASPVTRYPNGNMIAGGKLEGMHGYDELPDATDGDAVSVADGGDKSYSWAKSYMLGRARHLHYYELPQPWRENPYIIYGHRFYHSHKKSLLSILNVYGWHNETINIWSHIAGAIILLYIMLRGFPNSDVFNSTQVPKVAKGAIYVFLLCGIKCMVSSVMWHTFSGTCHLPLRSRFSCVDYTGITILITASVMTTEAFTLYRLAPKAMYLYMGISLCLGVFAAFTNWSRRFDGPDSRIFRVAFYVILAGLGLISFVHLTVHSDWSSSRLMITPLINKSIVWYLIGVVFYATLVPERWRSRILLSHPVQNPVDTNFPSSDSNIPSENIDNIHFKSKPKESDQLGFWSLWWVDYFCHSHFLWHIFVVLGVVGHYRATLAMARMNWLDTPSIL, encoded by the coding sequence ATGGACGAATGCAGTGGCCGCAGCGGTGGCAGAAGCAACTGTAAGCAGTTGCAGGGTGCTGAGAGCGGGGTTCTAGGGGATAAGGGGTGCTTCGAGGGTGAGAAGATGGTGGGGGGTAATGTAGCGTCGTGTACGGCGAAGGATAATCCCAGGAAGGTTTGGACCATGAAGAGTCGGAGGCTAATGCGGTGGAGATGGCGTGGAGAAAATGATGCGAGAGATAATGCCGCTGAGAGGGAGAATGTGGTGAACGGATACAACTTGCTAAAGGGAGCGACACGAACTCTCAAGACGGGGTGGGGGACTGTGTTGAGGCTGCGGAAGTCTGGAGACTGCGTGGTGGACGAAAACGAGCAGGACGCCAGGAAGCTGAAGGTGTTGCGGTTGTCGTCGTCTTCGACTGCGGTGGAGAGCTTTGGACGGTATGCTGGCGGAGATGGACGCAAGGTGTTTGATAACATGTCCAATGCGACTTTAGTCAATGACTCGGCTTTGAATTTGACCGACACCAATGTTCGTTCCACTGCGACTTTGTGCTCGGCGTCGCCGGTGACTCGCTATCCCAACGGGAATATGATTGCTGGTGGCAAGCTGGAAGGCATGCACGGTTATGATGAGCTGCCAGATGCGACGGATGGTGATGCGGTTTCCGTGGCTGATGGAGGGGACAAGTCGTATTCTTGGGCTAAGTCGTATATGTTGGGGCGGGCAAGACATCTCCATTACTATGAACTGCCCCAACCGTGGAGAGAGAACccatatattatttatggGCACCGTTTCTATCATTCTCATAAAAAATCCTTGTTATCCATATTGAATGTTTATGGTTGGCACAATGAAACGATTAACATATGGTCTCACATAGCTGGAGCAATCATTTTGTTGTATATTATGTTAAGGGGATTTCCTAATTCTGATGTTTTCAACTCAACGCAGGTCCCCAAAGTTGCAAAGGGGGCTATCTATGTTTTCTTGCTCTGTGGGATTAAGTGTATGGTATCTTCAGTCATGTGGCATACTTTTAGTGGGACTTGCCATCTACCTCTCCGTTCAAGATTCAGCTGCGTGGATTACACCGGTATTACTATTCTCATTACTGCGTCTGTTATGACTACGGAAGCGTTCACTCTCTACAGATTGGCCCCCAAAGCCatgtatttatatatgGGGATTTCTTTATGCCTGGGTGTATTTGCCGCATTTACGAACTGGTCCCGCAGGTTCGATGGGCCTGATTCTAGGATTTTCAGAGTCGCTTTCTATGTCATTTTGGCAGGACTGGGGTTGATTTCCTTTGTGCATTTGACAGTGCACTCTGACTGGTCTAGCTCAAGACTTATGATTACACCACTGATCAACAAAAGCATCGTGTGGTATTTAATTGGTGTGGTATTTTATGCTACGCTAGTTCCCGAGCGATGGAGATCTCGCATCTTGCTCAGCCACCCTGTTCAGAATCCTGTGGATACGAACTTCCCTTCCTCAGATTCCAATATTCCTTCAGAGAATATCGACAATATTCATTTCAAATCCAAACCCAAAGAATCGGATCAACTTGGCTTCTGGTCTCTTTGGTGGGTGGACTACTTTTGTCATTCTCATTTCTTGTGGCACATCTTTGTAGTATTGGGTGTGGTAGGCCACTACAGAGCTACATTGGCGATGGCTAGAATGAACTGGTTGGATACACCAAGCATCCTGTGA
- the PUF3 gene encoding mRNA-binding protein PUF3 (similar to Ashbya gossypii AAL152W) has product MSTAEHTSDPWSSYDYASASRKTSNMDPELASIVSSLSALSNPSAQQTAGGPQHLGGFRRASMNSNNGSDVESELLFQTHTTSPTARRTALSLEVAPTAAVTSNTHRLAMMNHYPASIANGTLQSSSHQGGGSFFERFGRSLAEATREVELNLGSHSSRNLRRESVTNPASSLDLLSRVAGNANIAASDEQMRRKTSVSSDVLESVSETLSLQNEATPSTNIWNVANAPVFRPNQMDSMLNPELYQSMYGGFPYGVFGHYPTTTTTTATATNATTATTATTTTGGTNVPGAMFPNSTHSQLSLLGGEIEDLEDTDNHGDQLTSIPTQFMFPPGASFMYFPPNGTSNTNSPSPGITQSQPSRYSPTDSQKTQKPNPYLQQHSRNYKSGGINTAQTSAKIPSPSLQSANNNNHHNHHITPHISKHASQPQKQQGQQQHQHQQRQQSQQQQSQPQSHLQSQQQQQQQQQHQQQQQQQQQQQQSQQQQQQQQPQQQQNQVHQQSSSGTGTKRNGKNQQPIVRSPLLEEFRTNPTNKNYKLHEIYGSALEFCKDQHGSRFIQQELATASAIEKEIIFNEIRDHAIQLSHDVFGNYVIQKFFEFGTKTQKDILVEQFKGKLEMLSLEMYACRVIQRAFEFIDEDQKIELVMELSASVLTMIKDQNGNHVIQKTIECIPMSKLPFILESLKGQIYHLSTHFYGCRVVQRLLEYGSKEDQDEILNELDQFIPYLVQDQYGNYVIQHILQHGGDDPAANHIDKSKQDIVNTISKTVVDFSKHKFASNVVEKTILYGSVSQKRQVLDKILPNDEGHAANLEDSSPLILMMRDQYANYVVQKLVGVATGNDKKLIIIAIRSYLERLNKNNTLGNRHLASVEKLAGLVEKVKI; this is encoded by the coding sequence ATGTCTACAGCAGAGCACACTAGTGATCCGTGGTCTAGTTACGACTACGCGTCAGCTTCCAGGAAGACCAGCAATATGGATCCGGAGTTGGCTTCTATTGTTTCGTCGTTGTCTGCTTTGTCTAATCCTTCTGCGCAGCAGACGGCAGGCGGTCCGCAGCATTTGGGGGGGTTTAGAAGGGCTTCTATGAACTCTAATAATGGGAGCGACGTGGAGTCGgaacttctttttcaaacacATACGACCTCTCCAACTGCTAGACGTACGGCACTGTCTTTAGAAGTTGCTCCAACAGCGGCCGTGACCTCTAACACTCATAGGTTAGCTATGATGAATCATTATCCTGCTAGTATCGCTAACGGGACTTTGCAGTCGTCGAGCCATCAAGGTGGCGGCTCGTTTTTTGAGAGGTTTGGGCGGTCTTTGGCGGAGGCTACTAGGGAAGTTGAACTGAACTTGGGCTCCCATTCTTCACGCAACTTGCGGCGTGAATCTGTCACCAATCCTGCAAGCTCTCTCGATTTGTTATCTCGCGTGGCGGGCAACGCTAACATTGCAGCAAGTGATGAGCAAATGCGCCGCAAAACTTCGGTGTCTTCGGATGTGTTGGAATCTGTTAGTGAAACTTTGTCATTGCAGAATGAAGCCACGCCTTCGACCAACATTTGGAATGTTGCAAATGCACCTGTATTTAGACCTAACCAGATGGATTCGATGCTAAATCCCGAGCTATACCAATCCATGTATGGAGGGTTTCCCTATGGAGTGTTTGGCCACtatccaacaacaacaacaacaacagcaacagcaaccaATGCTACTACTGCTACTACTGCTACTACGACCACAGGGGGGACTAATGTGCCTGGTGCCATGTTCCCCAATTCAACTCACTCGCAGCTGTCACTACTTGGCGGTGAgattgaagatttggagGATACTGACAATCACGGCGATCAGCTGACAAGTATACCTACACAGTTCATGTTCCCGCCTGGTGCATCTTTCATGTACTTTCCTCCAAATGGAACAAGCAATACCAATTCACCATCCCCAGGGATTACTCAATCTCAACCTTCGCGTTATTCTCCAACTGATTCCCAAAAAACTCAAAAGCCCAACCCATATTTACAGCAGCATTCAAGGAACTACAAGTCTGGTGGCATCAATACTGCCCAGACATCTGCTAAGATTCCTTCTCCATCTTTGCAGTCTGcgaataataataaccatCACAATCATCATATTACACCTCATATTTCAAAGCATGCTTCCCAGCCGCAAAAGCAGCAGGGACAACAACAGCACCAACATCAACAGCGACAACAAtcacagcagcaacaatcACAGCCACAATCACATTTGCAAtctcagcagcagcagcagcagcagcagcaacatcaacaacaacaacaacaacaacagcagcagcagcagtcacaacaacaacagcaacagcagcaaccacaacagcagcaaaaCCAAGTACATCAGCAATCTTCCTCTGGGACCGGTACAAAACGTAATGGAAAAAATCAGCAACCCATCGTGAGGTCTCCTCTATTGGAAGAATTCAGAACAAATCCAACGAACAAAAATTACAAGTTACATGAAATTTATGGCTCTGCACTAGAGTTTTGTAAGGATCAACATGGTTCTCGGTTCATTCAACAAGAGTTAGCTACGGCTTCTGCCattgaaaaggaaataaTCTTCAATGAAATTAGGGATCATGCTATCCAGTTATCTCACGATGTCTTTGGTAATTACGTGATTCagaaattctttgaatttggcACGAAGACCCAAAAGGATATTTTGGTGGAACAGTTTAAAGGTAAATTGGAAATGTTGTCGTTGGAAATGTATGCATGTCGTGTAATTCAAAGGGCTTTTGAATTCATCGATGAAGACCAAAAGATTGAACTAGTCATGGAATTATCAGCCAGTGTCCTGACTATGATAAAAGACCAGAACGGCAATCACGTTATccaaaaaacaattgaatGCATCCCCATGTCGAAACTCCCATTTATTTTAGAAAGTTTAAAAGGTCAGATTTATCATTTGTCAACGCATTTCTATGGCTGTCGTGTTGTTCAAAGGTTGTTGGAATATGGCAGTAAAGAAGATCAAGATGAAATTTTGAACGAACTGGACCAATTTATACCATACTTGGTTCAAGATCAGTACGGAAATTATGTTATTCAACATATATTGCAGcatggtggtgatgatcCGGCTGCAAACCACATTGATAAGTCGAAGCAGGATATTGTTAACACCATCAGCAAAACGGTGGTAGATTTCTCAAAACACAAATTTGCCTCCAATGTCGTCGAAAAAACTATACTATATGGTAGTGTATCACAAAAGAGACAAGTATTGGATAAGATTTTGCCAAATGATGAAGGACATGCTGCGAACTTGGAGGATAGTTCCCCattaatattgatgatgcGTGATCAATATGCTAACTATGTCGTCCAAAAACTTGTTGGTGTCGCTACAGGTAATGATAAGAAGTTAATTATCATTGCTATAAGATCCTATTTGGAAAgattaaacaaaaacaatacATTGGGTAATAGGCATTTGGCAAGTGTTGAAAAACTAGCTGGCTTGGTTGaaaaagtaaaaatatGA
- the EMC6 gene encoding Emc6p (similar to Ashbya gossypii AAL151C), with translation MNASRKHFQNIESPRSIGFNKSRLLYVHDLTSLVFGCGAGILQLESQKGFGMFIASYIFVSLLFVVWICQLNPQKYFQNPVKDIFFNSLIRELAGFVMSWTFTYALLG, from the coding sequence ATGAATGCCTCACGGAAACATTTCCAGAATATCGAATCTCCTCGTTCAATTGGATTTAACAAGTCTAGACTACTATATGTGCATGATCTCACTTCGTTAGTATTTGGTTGTGGAGCAGGTATCCTGCAATTGGAATCACAAAAAGGGTTTGGAATGTTCATTGCTAGCTACATATTCGTCTCGTTGCTGTTTGTGGTGTGGATATGCCAGTTGAATCCTCAGAAGTACTTCCAAAATCCAGTTAAGGacattttctttaattcgCTGATAAGGGAACTTGCAGGATTTGTAATGTCTTGGACATTTACTTATGCGTTGTTGGGATGA
- the HGH1 gene encoding Hgh1p (similar to Ashbya gossypii AAL150W) codes for MSSLLEELVSFLHSPQPAVKQIALDNLVGYSTGSNSSIFKHGDYRPVKDLMQLARENSRIIVQQSVTILANLSDDANIRKMILDDDSFLTFLAWKICDLNNTSADIMCILLSNLANENEIVKIFDIQESSDDKVQLDKKVFKSANVVDCLMDCFVKGYDRTINKYANFDYLAFFFSDISRFRKGREYFVNEQEYDAVIPITKLLVFTEMYDNKIRRGGVATTIKNSLFDSEQHEKMLKDGKLNLLPYILLPITSGGDSGIDEEDMFNLPEELQFLPEDKQREPLPEIICYHLESILLLCTTANCREFLREKSVYPLIRELHKNLEDEGVNELCHRIVNMLMRGEPEDGKIIELPSKSADEEDDSEDEAIVEVM; via the coding sequence ATGTCATCTCTATTAGAAGAATTGGTATCTTTTCTGCACTCCCCTCAACCAGCAGTTAAGCAGATCGCTTTGGATAATTTGGTTGGCTACTCCACCGGTAGTAATTCATCCATCTTTAAACATGGCGACTACAGGCCTGTTAAAGATTTAATGCAATTGGCTAGAGAAAACTCTAGAATTATTGTTCAACAGTCTGTGACTATTTTGGCCAATCTTTCAGACGATGCCAACATAAGAAAGAtgattttggatgatgatagcTTTTTGACCTTTTTGGCGTGGAAGATTTGCGATTTGAATAATACATCTGCTGATATTATGTGCATTCTGTTGAGTAATCTGGCgaatgaaaatgaaattgtCAAGATATTTGACATCCAGGAGTCTTCAGATGACAAAGTACAATTGGATaaaaaagtatttaaaAGTGCCAACGTCGTGGATTGTTTAATGGATTGTTTTGTAAAGGGTTATGATAGAACAATAAACAAGTATGCCAACTTCGATTATCTAGCCTTCTTTTTCAGCGATATCTCACGGTTTAGAAAGGGTAGAGAATATTTCGTAAATGAACAAGAATACGATGCGGTTATCCCAATTACGAAGCTTTTGGTGTTCACTGAAATGTATGATAACAAGATAAGGAGAGGGGGTGTGGCGACTACAATCAAGAATTCTCTGTTTGATTCTGAACAGCATGAGAAAATGTTAAAGGATGGAAAACTCAACCTTTTGCCATATATTTTGCTACCAATTACGAGTGGAGGGGATTCAGGgattgatgaggaagatatGTTCAATCTTCCGGAAGAATTGCAATTCCTTCCGGAAGACAAACAAAGAGAACCCCTTCCTGAAATAATCTGCTATCACTTAGAAAGTATTCTTTTATTATGTACGACTGCCAATTGTAGGGAGTTTTTAAGAGAAAAGTCAGTCTACCCTTTGATCAGAGAGTTACATAAAAATCTTGAAGATGAGGGTGTCAATGAACTATGTCATAGAATTGTTAATATGCTGATGAGAGGGGAACCTGAAGACGGAAAAATTATAGAATTGCCATCAAAATCGGCTGACGAGGAGGATGACtcagaagatgaagctATAGTTGAAGTTATGTGA
- the TFG1 gene encoding transcription factor IIF subunit TFG1 (similar to Ashbya gossypii AAL149C), whose protein sequence is MNGVVKRENWSEYQEFPLRAADTRDLENVKVHLLKFQSKKQVEPNKDFHLPIRLHRKDTRNVQFQLTRAEIVQRQKEIAEYKKKLESERIDAPPVAAPGSASNDGSTTGGLAGGSAGGAAGGDAAGGSKGSPTGESVSPETVLGEGESQKEKENNLDSGEIKETQPEAGDSSKDGSKTAAPSTKLEEVGVAEDPSKVGLVKYDGKEQVDFEFHAGTTDPLADVAPDEGGRFRRGNSKRKTRQLKLLDEKARKLRFEEFYPWVMEDFDGLNTWVGSYEAGNSDSYVFLSAENDGSFTMIPADKVYRFTARNKYATLTIEEAEKRMEKNGAGAPRWLMKHLDNIGTTTTRYDRTRRRLRAVDGNDRQNEEDRQDNSEVELDYDEEFADDEEAPIIDGNEEENKESEQRIKKEMLMANAMGLRDDELVEDDNDLFGEKKIDEEGEKVKKALLKTDLGALYESDDDSNPYLSESDVEEDEEKKVKEEDGEEHNLSKDSSPKKRSSRSPLAGPRIFVKSIKNCVLVLGADKSVLTNFPEGEWNPTVKGRTSEPLDLADIQSSEIKKDDSTLLENDDLLTEQDIIDAVRGKEITLKQLIKELKAKVSKRPENKTRMKLYVKKLVKLNGTFLELAQ, encoded by the coding sequence AAACAGGTTGAGCCGAATAAAGACTTTCATTTGCCAATTCGGTTACACCGGAAGGATACTAGGAACGTTCAGTTCCAGCTTACGAGAGCTGAGATTGTACAGAGACAGAAAGAGATTGCAGAgtacaagaagaagctggAGTCAGAGAGGATCGATGCGCCGCCTGTTGCAGCACCTGGGAGTGCGAGCAATGATGGAAGTACTACAGGGGGTCTAGCAGGAGGGTCAGCGGGTGGTGCAGCGGGCGGAGATGCAGCTGGGGGTTCAAAAGGAAGTCCAACAGGGGAGTCCGTCAGTCCTGAGACAGTGCTGGGAGAAGGGGAAAGCcagaaagagaaagaaaataattTGGATTCTGGTGAAATCAAGGAAACGCAGCCTGAAGCTGGTGATAGTTCCAAGGATGGATCCAAAACAGCTGCTCCTAGTACGAAGTTAGAAGAGGTTGGGGTTGCAGAAGATCCAAGCAAGGTAGGGTTAGTGAAGTACGATGGAAAAGAACAAGTGGACTTCGAGTTCCATGCAGGTACCACAGACCCGCTTGCGGATGTTGCTCCAGACGAAGGAGGCCGTTTTAGAAGGGGTAACTCGAAGCGGAAGACTAGACAGTTGAAGTTATTGGACGAAAAGGCGAGGAAATTaagatttgaagaattttatCCTTGGGTGATGGAGGACTTTGATGGTCTAAACACATGGGTTGGGTCTTACGAAGCAGGGAACTCAGATTCTTATGTATTTTTGAGTGCTGAGAATGATGGCAGTTTCACAATGATCCCTGCCGATAAGGTTTATCGTTTCACTGCAAGAAACAAATATGCAACATTGACAATAGAAGAAGCGGAAAAAAGGATGGAAAAGAATGGTGCAGGAGCACCTCGTTGGTTAATGAAGCATCTAGATAATATTGGTACAACTACCACGAGATATGATAGAACTAGAAGAAGGCTAAGAGCTGTTGATGGAAATGACCGTCAAAACGAAGAAGATCGTCAGGACAATTCTGAAGTAGAATTAGAttatgatgaagagtttgctgatgatgaagaagctcCCATTATTGATGGTAATGAGGAAGAGAATAAGGAATCTGAacaaagaattaaaaaagaaatgttAATGGCTAACGCTATGGGCTTGCGTGATGATGAGTTAGTTGAAGACGATAATGATTTATTCGGCGAAAAGAAGATCGATGAAGAAGGCGAAAAGGTAAAGAAGGCTCTTCTCAAGACAGATCTGGGTGCGTTGTATGAATCCGATGATGATTCCAACCCATACTTATCTGAAtctgatgttgaagaagatgaagagaaaaAAGTGAAGGAAGAGGATGGAGAAGAACATAATTTGAGTAAGGACTCCTCTCCAAAGAAACGGTCTTCTAGAAGCCCTCTTGCAGGTCCACGTATTTTTGTCAAGAGTATCAAAAATTGTGTGCTTGTGTTGGGCGCAGATAAATCCGTATTAACTAACTTTCCTGAAGGCGAATGGAATCCAACTGTAAAGGGACGTACGTCCGAACCCTTAGATCTGGCAGATATTCAATCTTCAGAGATTAAAAAGGATGATAGTACACTGttggaaaatgatgatttaTTAACTGAAcaggatattattgatgcAGTTAGAGGTAAAGAGATTACTCTGAAGCAATTAATTAAGGAATTGAAAGCGAAGGTGAGCAAACGTCCGGAGAATAAGACAAGGATGAAACTCTATGTTAAAAAACTTGTTAAATTAAACGGTACATTTTTAGAGTTGGCTCAATAA